A stretch of the Balearica regulorum gibbericeps isolate bBalReg1 chromosome 25, bBalReg1.pri, whole genome shotgun sequence genome encodes the following:
- the SMIM29 gene encoding small integral membrane protein 29 isoform X2 produces MSNATAPTAPGTASDSLVGYVLGPFLLVTLLGALLAAAMYVQKKRRSDRLRHRLLPMYSYDPAEELHESEQELLVEAEDARVVPGWGGPSAHRPPRGDWKS; encoded by the exons ATGAGCAACGCCACGGCCCCCACGGCCCCGGGCACGGCGAGCGACTCGCTGGTGGGCTACGTCCTGGGACCCTTCCTCCTCGTCACCCTCCTGGGCGCCCTCCTGGCCGCG GCGATGTACGTCCAGAAGAAGCGGAG GTCTGACCGCCTGCGCCACCGGCTGCTGCCCATGTACAGCTACGACCCGGCCGAGGAGCTGCACGAGTccgagcaggagctgctggtggaggCCGAGGACGCCCGG GTggtgccgggctggggggggccctCGGCACATCGGCCCCCGCGGGGGGACTGGAAGTCCTGA
- the SMIM29 gene encoding small integral membrane protein 29 isoform X3, producing MYSYDPAEELHESEQELLVEAEDARVGGAGLGGALGTSAPAGGLEVLMLPGELGPIPARRRQERTVSAPALLPSPSAGKGRMRPR from the exons ATGTACAGCTACGACCCGGCCGAGGAGCTGCACGAGTccgagcaggagctgctggtggaggCCGAGGACGCCCGGGTGG GTggtgccgggctggggggggccctCGGCACATCGGCCCCCGCGGGGGGACTGGAAGTCCTGATGCTGCCCGGAGAGCTGGGGCCGATTCCTGCCCGCAGGAGGCAAGAGAGGACGGTGTCAGCACCGGCGCTGCTGCCTTCGCCGTCCGCCGGGAAGGGCAGGATGCGCCCGCGGTAG
- the SMIM29 gene encoding small integral membrane protein 29 isoform X1, whose protein sequence is MSNATAPTAPGTASDSLVGYVLGPFLLVTLLGALLAAAMYVQKKRRSDRLRHRLLPMYSYDPAEELHESEQELLVEAEDARVGGAGLGGALGTSAPAGGLEVLMLPGELGPIPARRRQERTVSAPALLPSPSAGKGRMRPR, encoded by the exons ATGAGCAACGCCACGGCCCCCACGGCCCCGGGCACGGCGAGCGACTCGCTGGTGGGCTACGTCCTGGGACCCTTCCTCCTCGTCACCCTCCTGGGCGCCCTCCTGGCCGCG GCGATGTACGTCCAGAAGAAGCGGAG GTCTGACCGCCTGCGCCACCGGCTGCTGCCCATGTACAGCTACGACCCGGCCGAGGAGCTGCACGAGTccgagcaggagctgctggtggaggCCGAGGACGCCCGGGTGG GTggtgccgggctggggggggccctCGGCACATCGGCCCCCGCGGGGGGACTGGAAGTCCTGATGCTGCCCGGAGAGCTGGGGCCGATTCCTGCCCGCAGGAGGCAAGAGAGGACGGTGTCAGCACCGGCGCTGCTGCCTTCGCCGTCCGCCGGGAAGGGCAGGATGCGCCCGCGGTAG